One window of the Streptomyces asoensis genome contains the following:
- a CDS encoding TetR/AcrR family transcriptional regulator, which produces MRYGKEHKQATRQRIIEAAGRRFKRDGIDGSGISTLMTDAGLTNGAFYTHFTSKDDLVATAIADQLQAQNASIVAQAAPGRAGLEQIVRRYLSAQHRDSSDDGCPSAALLDEIRRCTDPTKQAYTDGVLMVIDGIAARLTPDDPLSVRTKALGAYAMMAGTLQLSRALTDRQLADELLEQGIHNAFALLGVEHGHSGPAM; this is translated from the coding sequence GTGCGCTACGGGAAAGAGCACAAGCAGGCGACCCGGCAGCGGATCATCGAGGCGGCCGGACGCCGGTTCAAGCGGGACGGCATCGACGGCTCGGGCATCTCAACCCTCATGACGGACGCGGGGCTGACCAACGGCGCCTTCTACACCCACTTCACATCCAAGGACGACCTCGTCGCCACCGCAATCGCCGACCAATTGCAGGCGCAGAACGCGAGCATCGTCGCGCAGGCGGCACCCGGCCGCGCAGGACTTGAGCAGATCGTGCGCCGGTATCTGTCCGCCCAGCATCGCGACAGCTCCGACGACGGCTGCCCCTCCGCCGCCCTGCTCGACGAAATCCGGCGCTGCACAGACCCGACCAAGCAGGCTTACACCGACGGCGTACTGATGGTCATCGACGGCATCGCCGCCCGCCTGACACCCGACGATCCCCTCTCGGTCCGCACCAAGGCGCTCGGCGCCTACGCCATGATGGCCGGGACACTCCAGCTCTCCCGAGCCCTCACCGACCGGCAGCTTGCCGACGAACTGCTCGAACAGGGCATCCACAACGCCTTCGCCCTGCTGGGCGTGGAACACGGGCACTCCGGACCCGCGATGTGA
- the ppdK gene encoding pyruvate, phosphate dikinase: MVRYVYEFTDGGRDMADLLGGKGANLAEMTRLGLPVPSGFTVTTEACRAFLASGSEPEGMLQEVSRHLSVLEKSAGRLLGQRDDPLLVSVRSGARFSMPGMMETVLDIGLNDESVLGLAKASGSDRFAWDSYRRLVQMFGSTVMGVDSALFDEAMTLLKETREAPDDLHLDANDLAWLVETYKRLIHDQTGQEFPQSPAEQLRLAILAVFRSWNGERARLYRRREHIPDDLGTAVTVQRMVYGNRGTDSGSGVAFTRDPATGRPGLYGDYLSNAQGEDVVAGIRNTVPLADLERLDADSYRRLLDHMGTLERHYRDLCDIEFTIERGTLWMLQTRVGKRTAEAAFAIAAELVDEGQITPEEALARVGGDGLARLMFPRFDTAVTGDALAHGLPASPGAAVGAAVFDSAEAVRRAAAGEKVVLVRQETTPDDLPGMVAAEAVLTSRGGKTSHAAVVARGMGKVCVCGAEELTVHTEARRFTTPDGTVVEQGTVISVDGSVGAVYAGEVPLVASAAMRYLETGEESDSVVAGVARALQHADSVRRLEVRANADTPEDAARARRFGAQGIGLCRTEHMFLGERRKLVERMILARTDAERDQALNALLPLQRQDFAGILEAMDGLPVTIRLLDPPLHEFLPDHTELAVRIAAAEARGEQPDPHDVELLDAVNRMHEENPMLGLRGVRLGLVVPGLVAMQVRAIAEAVVARMRAGGSPEAEIMVPLVGAVEELRLAREEVERVLAEVTAETGVPLHCPVGTMIELPRAALTAGRIAEEAEFFSFGTNDLTQTTWGFSRDDVEAAFFSAYLDKGIFATSPFETLDRDGVGRLIRIAVDEGRAARPDLKIGVCGEHGGDPESVHFFHAAGLDYVSCSPFRVPVARLEAGRAALPATEGSDSR, translated from the coding sequence ATGGTCCGTTACGTGTACGAGTTCACAGACGGCGGCCGTGACATGGCCGACCTGCTCGGCGGCAAGGGGGCCAACCTGGCCGAGATGACCCGGCTGGGCCTGCCGGTCCCGTCGGGCTTCACCGTGACCACCGAGGCGTGTCGGGCCTTCCTGGCGAGCGGCTCGGAACCGGAGGGCATGCTGCAGGAGGTGTCCCGGCACCTCTCCGTCCTGGAGAAGTCCGCCGGGCGCCTGCTGGGCCAGCGTGACGATCCGCTGCTGGTGTCCGTCCGGTCCGGAGCACGGTTCTCCATGCCCGGCATGATGGAGACCGTCCTGGACATCGGCCTCAACGACGAATCCGTCCTCGGACTGGCCAAGGCGTCCGGCAGCGACCGCTTCGCCTGGGACTCCTACCGCCGACTCGTTCAGATGTTCGGCAGTACGGTCATGGGGGTCGACTCGGCCCTGTTCGACGAGGCCATGACCCTGCTCAAGGAAACCCGCGAAGCCCCTGACGACCTGCACCTCGACGCGAACGACCTCGCCTGGCTCGTCGAGACGTACAAGCGGCTGATCCACGACCAGACGGGACAGGAGTTCCCCCAGTCCCCCGCCGAGCAACTGCGCCTGGCGATCCTCGCGGTCTTCCGTTCCTGGAACGGCGAACGGGCCCGGCTGTACCGCCGGCGCGAGCACATCCCCGACGACCTGGGCACCGCCGTCACCGTACAGCGCATGGTGTACGGCAACCGGGGCACCGACTCCGGCAGCGGTGTCGCCTTCACCCGCGACCCCGCCACCGGGCGGCCCGGCCTCTACGGCGACTACCTCTCCAACGCCCAGGGCGAGGACGTCGTCGCCGGCATCCGCAACACCGTGCCGCTGGCCGATCTCGAGCGGCTGGACGCGGACTCGTACCGGCGGCTGCTCGACCACATGGGGACCCTGGAGCGCCACTACCGCGACCTCTGCGACATCGAGTTCACGATCGAGCGCGGCACGCTGTGGATGCTCCAGACCCGGGTCGGCAAGCGGACCGCCGAAGCCGCGTTCGCCATCGCCGCCGAACTGGTGGACGAAGGGCAGATCACGCCGGAGGAAGCACTGGCCCGGGTCGGCGGGGACGGCCTCGCCCGGCTGATGTTCCCCCGCTTCGACACCGCCGTCACCGGCGACGCGCTCGCCCACGGGCTTCCGGCCTCCCCGGGTGCGGCGGTCGGCGCGGCGGTGTTCGACTCCGCCGAGGCCGTACGGCGTGCCGCGGCCGGCGAGAAGGTGGTGCTCGTCCGCCAGGAGACCACCCCGGACGACCTGCCCGGCATGGTGGCCGCCGAAGCCGTGCTGACCAGCCGGGGCGGCAAGACGAGCCACGCGGCCGTCGTCGCCCGCGGCATGGGCAAGGTGTGCGTCTGCGGCGCGGAGGAACTCACCGTGCACACCGAGGCCCGGCGGTTCACCACCCCCGACGGCACCGTCGTCGAGCAGGGCACGGTCATCTCGGTGGACGGCTCCGTCGGCGCCGTGTACGCGGGTGAAGTCCCGCTGGTCGCCTCCGCCGCCATGCGCTACCTGGAGACCGGCGAAGAGTCCGACAGCGTGGTGGCCGGGGTGGCCCGCGCCCTCCAGCACGCCGACTCCGTACGGCGGCTGGAGGTCCGGGCGAACGCCGACACCCCCGAGGACGCGGCCCGCGCCCGCCGCTTCGGCGCGCAGGGCATCGGTCTGTGCCGTACCGAGCACATGTTCCTCGGCGAGCGGCGCAAGCTGGTCGAGCGGATGATCCTGGCCCGCACCGACGCCGAACGCGACCAGGCGCTGAACGCTCTTCTCCCACTTCAGCGGCAGGACTTCGCCGGCATCCTGGAGGCCATGGACGGCCTGCCCGTGACCATCCGCCTGCTCGACCCGCCGCTGCACGAGTTCCTCCCCGACCACACCGAACTCGCCGTACGGATCGCCGCAGCCGAGGCCCGCGGCGAGCAACCGGACCCGCACGACGTCGAGTTGCTCGACGCGGTGAACCGCATGCACGAGGAGAACCCGATGCTCGGTCTGCGGGGCGTGCGGCTGGGCCTGGTGGTGCCTGGACTGGTCGCCATGCAGGTACGGGCGATCGCCGAGGCGGTCGTGGCACGAATGAGGGCAGGGGGCTCCCCCGAGGCCGAGATCATGGTGCCGCTGGTCGGCGCGGTCGAGGAACTCAGGCTCGCCCGCGAGGAGGTGGAGCGGGTGCTCGCCGAGGTCACCGCCGAGACGGGCGTGCCCCTGCACTGCCCCGTCGGCACCATGATCGAACTTCCCCGGGCGGCGCTCACCGCGGGCCGGATCGCCGAGGAGGCCGAGTTCTTCTCCTTCGGCACGAACGACCTGACGCAGACCACGTGGGGCTTCTCCCGCGACGACGTCGAGGCCGCGTTCTTCTCCGCCTACCTCGACAAGGGCATCTTCGCCACCTCCCCCTTCGAGACCCTCGACCGCGACGGAGTGGGCCGACTCATCCGGATCGCGGTCGACGAGGGCCGCGCCGCACGCCCCGACCTGAAGATCGGCGTCTGCGGCGAACACGGCGGCGACCCCGAGTCCGTGCACTTCTTCCATGCGGCGGGCCTGGACTACGTCTCCTGCTCCCCGTTCCGTGTCCCGGTGGCGCGGCTGGAGGCCGGCAGGGCCGCCCTGCCCGCGACGGAAGGGAGCGACAGCCGCTGA
- a CDS encoding GAF domain-containing sensor histidine kinase, with protein MGSPGEARVRLPQLRLDELLEELQARLDAARGTRDRVHSLLEAVLSVGRELNLEQALHSIVEAAAVLVDAEYAALGVIGPDGKRLSAFHTIGVTEEQIAAIGPYPEGHGILGELIRHPEPLRLAKISEHPASYGFPPHHPPMNTFLGVPIRVRDQVFGNLYLTEKRGGGQFDEEDISVTLTLAVAAGVAIDNARLYAESRLRERWLRANAEITHSLMAGGGRTEVLRLIAERAGEITEAALAAVALPMEDTGSLGVEIAVGLDADAHRGLVLSMDRSLMGLAFSGAAPVTSEDVAHDERISLEPPRFGGLGPAVAMPIGTGDAGVRGVVLLAREAGRPVFTTTETETLQVFAAQAAVAMELAERRQDAEQIAVLTDRDRIARDLHDLAIQRLFATGMTLQSAGRFIEHPEASERVARAVDDLDETIKIIRSTIFGLRTREGADGTGLRARAMRVVGEAAPVLAFAPSVRMEGLLDTDVPKEVADHVVAVLSEALTNIARHARADRAEVVLTTDGREVRLSITDNGVGIPPEGRRSGLRNMAERAEQLGGRLELAKPSGGGTSLMWRAPVQEG; from the coding sequence GTGGGAAGCCCCGGGGAAGCCCGTGTACGGCTGCCTCAGCTCAGGCTGGACGAGCTGCTGGAGGAGTTGCAAGCACGGCTGGACGCCGCGCGAGGCACTCGGGACCGGGTGCACAGCCTGCTGGAGGCCGTGCTCTCGGTCGGCCGGGAGCTAAACCTTGAGCAGGCCCTCCACAGCATTGTCGAAGCGGCTGCGGTGCTCGTCGACGCGGAGTACGCCGCGCTGGGCGTGATCGGTCCTGACGGCAAGCGGTTGTCGGCCTTCCACACCATCGGGGTCACCGAGGAGCAGATCGCCGCGATCGGCCCCTACCCCGAGGGACACGGCATCCTCGGAGAGCTGATCCGCCACCCGGAGCCTCTTCGGCTCGCGAAGATCTCCGAGCACCCGGCCTCGTACGGCTTCCCGCCCCACCACCCGCCGATGAACACCTTCCTCGGCGTCCCGATCCGGGTCCGCGACCAGGTGTTCGGCAACCTGTACCTGACCGAGAAGCGCGGCGGTGGGCAGTTCGACGAGGAGGACATCTCCGTCACGCTCACCCTGGCCGTCGCGGCCGGCGTCGCCATCGACAACGCCCGGCTGTACGCCGAGTCCCGGCTGCGCGAGCGCTGGCTTCGGGCGAACGCCGAGATCACCCACAGCCTGATGGCGGGTGGTGGGCGCACCGAGGTCCTTCGCCTGATCGCCGAGCGGGCGGGCGAGATCACCGAGGCGGCGCTGGCGGCGGTCGCCCTGCCCATGGAGGACACCGGGTCGCTCGGCGTCGAGATCGCCGTCGGACTGGACGCCGACGCGCACCGGGGGCTCGTCCTGTCGATGGACAGGAGCCTGATGGGACTTGCCTTCTCCGGAGCGGCTCCGGTCACCAGCGAAGACGTCGCCCACGATGAGCGGATCTCCCTGGAGCCTCCGCGCTTCGGGGGGCTGGGCCCCGCCGTGGCCATGCCCATCGGTACCGGCGACGCGGGTGTGCGTGGTGTGGTGCTGCTGGCGCGGGAAGCCGGCCGGCCGGTGTTCACCACGACGGAGACCGAGACCTTGCAGGTATTCGCCGCGCAGGCCGCCGTCGCGATGGAGCTGGCGGAGCGCCGTCAGGACGCCGAGCAGATCGCCGTGCTCACGGACCGCGACCGCATCGCACGCGACCTGCACGACCTCGCGATCCAGCGGCTCTTCGCCACCGGCATGACGCTGCAGAGCGCGGGCCGCTTCATCGAACATCCCGAGGCTTCCGAGCGCGTGGCGCGGGCTGTCGACGACCTCGACGAGACCATCAAGATCATCCGCTCGACGATCTTCGGCCTCCGCACCCGCGAGGGAGCCGACGGCACCGGACTGCGGGCCCGCGCGATGCGGGTCGTGGGGGAGGCGGCGCCGGTCCTGGCCTTCGCCCCCAGTGTGCGGATGGAGGGCCTGCTGGACACCGATGTGCCGAAGGAGGTCGCCGATCATGTCGTGGCGGTCCTCTCCGAGGCTCTGACCAACATCGCGCGTCACGCCCGTGCCGACCGGGCCGAGGTGGTCCTCACGACCGACGGGCGCGAGGTGCGGTTGTCGATCACGGACAACGGCGTCGGCATTCCGCCCGAGGGCCGCCGCAGCGGACTGCGGAACATGGCGGAGCGGGCCGAGCAGCTGGGTGGTCGCCTCGAACTGGCGAAACCTTCCGGCGGTGGCACCTCGCTGATGTGGCGGGCACCGGTGCAGGAAGGTTAG
- a CDS encoding CBS domain-containing protein: MNSSPHVVSDVMTRAVIAVGRDALFKDIVQLMERWKVSALPVLEGEGRVIGVVSEADLLPKEEFRDSDPDRFTQQRRLSDLAKAGAVTAEELMSSPAITVHGTTTLAEAARIMARRGVKRLPVIDDEGMLQGVVSRSDLLKVFLRNDEELTEEVRHEVVDRLFPLSADHIRVEVAEGVVTLTGWVDGPRLVPVAERLARAVEGVVDVRCHLSARLGAE; this comes from the coding sequence ATGAACAGCAGCCCGCACGTCGTGAGCGACGTGATGACACGCGCCGTCATCGCCGTCGGCCGCGACGCGTTGTTCAAGGACATCGTCCAGCTCATGGAGCGTTGGAAGGTCAGCGCCCTCCCCGTGCTCGAGGGCGAGGGCCGGGTGATCGGCGTCGTCTCGGAGGCGGATCTGCTGCCGAAGGAAGAGTTCCGGGACAGCGATCCGGACCGGTTCACCCAGCAGCGGAGGCTGTCCGACCTGGCCAAGGCCGGCGCGGTGACTGCCGAGGAACTGATGAGCAGCCCGGCGATCACCGTGCACGGCACCACCACTCTGGCCGAGGCGGCCCGCATCATGGCCCGGCGCGGCGTCAAGCGGCTGCCGGTGATCGACGACGAGGGCATGCTCCAGGGCGTCGTCAGCCGCTCGGATCTGCTCAAGGTGTTCCTGCGCAATGACGAGGAGCTCACCGAGGAGGTGCGCCATGAGGTCGTCGACCGCCTGTTCCCGCTGTCCGCCGACCACATCCGGGTCGAGGTGGCCGAGGGCGTCGTGACCCTCACGGGATGGGTGGACGGCCCGCGGTTGGTACCGGTGGCCGAACGCCTGGCGCGGGCCGTCGAGGGCGTCGTCGACGTCCGCTGCCACCTCTCCGCACGCCTCGGAGCGGAGTGA
- a CDS encoding pyridoxamine 5'-phosphate oxidase family protein yields the protein MYANDGFRELDRQECVRLLGTVPVGRIVHTRQALPAVLPVNFCLDGDDAILLRTSATSELVGAIDGAVVAFEADAVDAAAHSGWSVVVTGTATLITDPAEHTRLLSAGPRSWVPAPREVFVRIDPELVRGRELVGGHTLYGVDLGS from the coding sequence ATGTACGCCAACGACGGATTCCGCGAACTCGACCGACAGGAGTGCGTACGCCTGCTGGGCACGGTCCCCGTGGGGCGTATCGTCCACACCCGGCAGGCGCTGCCCGCAGTGCTGCCCGTCAACTTCTGTCTGGACGGCGACGACGCGATCCTGCTGCGAACCTCCGCGACGTCGGAGCTGGTGGGCGCGATCGACGGGGCGGTGGTCGCCTTCGAGGCCGACGCGGTCGATGCCGCCGCCCACTCCGGCTGGAGCGTCGTGGTCACCGGCACCGCCACCCTGATCACCGACCCGGCCGAGCACACGCGGCTCCTGAGCGCGGGGCCGCGGTCCTGGGTGCCCGCGCCGCGGGAGGTCTTCGTCCGCATCGACCCGGAGCTGGTCCGGGGGCGTGAACTCGTCGGCGGACACACGTTGTACGGAGTGGACCTCGGCTCCTGA
- a CDS encoding helix-turn-helix domain-containing protein, producing MAEQTHASATERLPSGDLGRRLAARRLQLGLTHEETAARADMDPGYLRHLEQHSDAAPSRAALLKLAAALETTLSALTGGDADLPPGPGQAGHDPQFTELSRTECGDLLSTHGVGRLAVPTASGPVIVPVNYSVIDGTIVFRTARGATPALAAGCSVAFEIDRIDAAFSQGWSVLVRGRARLVTDVHEANRLAARAHSTPWAGGRRDMWVRIDPYSVTGRRITV from the coding sequence ATGGCCGAACAGACACACGCGAGTGCGACGGAGCGGCTCCCTTCGGGTGACCTGGGTCGCCGACTCGCCGCACGCCGACTCCAACTCGGACTGACACACGAGGAGACGGCCGCCCGAGCGGACATGGACCCCGGCTATCTGCGTCACCTGGAGCAGCATTCCGACGCCGCCCCGAGCCGAGCCGCACTGCTCAAGCTGGCGGCTGCTCTGGAGACCACGCTCTCGGCGCTCACCGGAGGCGACGCCGATCTGCCCCCCGGACCCGGACAGGCCGGGCATGATCCACAATTCACCGAGCTGAGCAGGACCGAGTGCGGTGACCTGCTCTCGACCCACGGTGTGGGAAGGCTCGCGGTGCCCACGGCATCCGGGCCGGTGATCGTCCCCGTCAACTACAGCGTCATCGACGGCACGATCGTCTTCAGGACCGCCCGCGGTGCGACGCCGGCGCTGGCGGCCGGCTGCTCGGTGGCCTTCGAGATCGACCGCATCGACGCGGCGTTCAGCCAGGGCTGGAGCGTACTGGTGCGGGGACGCGCGCGCCTGGTGACGGACGTCCACGAAGCGAACCGCCTCGCGGCACGGGCGCACAGCACACCATGGGCGGGCGGCCGGCGCGACATGTGGGTGCGGATCGATCCGTACTCCGTCACCGGGCGCCGGATCACCGTCTGA
- a CDS encoding zinc-dependent alcohol dehydrogenase family protein: MKGFVFHGPGQSAWQDVPDPAVKEPTDAIVRVDAVTICGTDLHILKGDVPEVRPGTVLGHEAVGEIVEVGGDVRTVRPGDRVLVSCISACGRCRFCRESAYGQCRGGGGWILGHLIDGTQAEYVRVPYADLSVHALPSAVQNKDAVLLADIFPTSYEVGVLNGHVRPGDTVAVVGAGPIGLAAIITARLFAPERIVAVDLAASRLEAARRLGADAVADAREDPEQLIADLTDGLGADVVIEAVGVPESFELCTRMVRPGGHVANVGVHGKPATLHLEDLWIKNVTITTGLVDTHSTPTLLRMAAAGRLPTAQLVTHTFPLDRMEEAYDVFARAADTGALKVVLGEQPHEEVAVPAA; the protein is encoded by the coding sequence ATGAAAGGCTTTGTCTTCCACGGTCCCGGGCAGTCCGCATGGCAGGACGTCCCGGACCCGGCCGTCAAGGAGCCCACCGACGCCATCGTGCGGGTCGACGCCGTCACCATCTGCGGCACGGACCTGCACATCCTCAAAGGCGACGTCCCCGAGGTGCGCCCGGGCACGGTCCTGGGGCATGAGGCCGTCGGCGAGATCGTGGAGGTCGGCGGCGACGTCCGGACCGTCCGTCCGGGCGACCGTGTGCTGGTCTCCTGCATCAGTGCCTGCGGGCGCTGCCGCTTCTGCCGCGAGAGCGCCTACGGCCAGTGCCGGGGCGGCGGGGGCTGGATCCTCGGCCACCTGATCGACGGCACTCAGGCCGAGTACGTCCGCGTCCCCTACGCCGATCTGTCCGTGCACGCCCTGCCCAGCGCGGTGCAGAACAAGGATGCCGTCCTGCTGGCGGACATCTTCCCGACGTCGTACGAGGTGGGCGTCCTGAACGGCCACGTACGCCCGGGCGACACCGTCGCCGTCGTCGGAGCGGGCCCCATCGGCCTCGCGGCGATCATCACGGCGCGACTGTTCGCGCCCGAGCGGATCGTCGCCGTCGACCTGGCCGCGTCCCGGCTGGAAGCGGCCCGGCGGCTCGGCGCCGACGCCGTGGCCGACGCGCGCGAGGACCCCGAGCAGCTGATCGCCGACCTCACCGACGGGCTCGGCGCCGACGTCGTCATCGAGGCGGTCGGCGTGCCGGAGAGCTTCGAGCTCTGCACGCGGATGGTGCGCCCCGGCGGTCACGTGGCCAACGTCGGAGTCCACGGCAAGCCCGCCACGCTCCACCTGGAAGACCTGTGGATCAAGAACGTCACGATCACCACGGGCCTGGTGGACACCCACTCCACCCCGACCCTGCTGCGCATGGCCGCCGCCGGCCGACTGCCCACCGCACAGCTGGTCACCCACACCTTCCCGCTGGACCGCATGGAGGAGGCGTACGACGTCTTCGCCCGGGCCGCCGACACCGGCGCGCTCAAGGTGGTGCTCGGCGAACAGCCGCACGAGGAAGTTGCCGTCCCGGCGGCCTGA
- a CDS encoding flavodoxin domain-containing protein — MTDTVLVTYGSTNGSTAQIAEAVAGVLRKEGLTVDALPAGAVPSVASYDAVVVGGGLYAGRWQKDARRFVRRHRRLLAERPVWFFSSGPLDASASERDIPPVRGVRRAMTRVSVREHVTFGGCLEEGAKGRVAGMILRSGKGGDFRNFDAIETWAAGVARELTRE; from the coding sequence ATGACCGACACCGTGCTGGTCACCTACGGATCCACGAACGGATCGACAGCGCAGATCGCCGAAGCGGTCGCCGGGGTACTGCGGAAGGAAGGGCTGACGGTCGACGCACTGCCGGCAGGCGCCGTGCCGAGCGTGGCGTCGTACGACGCCGTGGTGGTCGGCGGCGGGCTGTACGCCGGGCGCTGGCAGAAAGACGCACGCCGGTTCGTCCGCCGCCACCGCCGTCTTCTCGCGGAGCGACCGGTCTGGTTCTTCAGCAGCGGTCCGCTGGACGCATCGGCATCGGAACGGGACATCCCGCCCGTGCGCGGTGTGAGGCGGGCGATGACACGCGTGTCCGTCCGGGAGCACGTCACCTTCGGCGGCTGTCTCGAGGAAGGCGCGAAGGGGCGTGTGGCCGGGATGATCCTCCGCTCCGGAAAGGGCGGCGACTTCCGCAACTTCGACGCGATCGAGACGTGGGCGGCGGGCGTGGCCCGCGAGCTGACGCGGGAGTAG